The Gopherus flavomarginatus isolate rGopFla2 chromosome 18, rGopFla2.mat.asm, whole genome shotgun sequence genome segment AGCTAGTGGATGGCACATTGGAACAGGACTCGGCAGATTCAGATTCTCTTCCTGGTTCAACTTGCTGGGGAAGTCATGGCCCagctgcgtgcctcagtttcccagctgtaaaatagcAGTAATGATGCCGCCCTCCTTTGGAAAGGGCTTTGCAATCTGCCCATGACAAGCTCTAGGggagtggttctcaacttttttttaaaattttttaattttttttattttttattgcgtGTTGCGGGGGCCTCGGGAAGAAacaagttgagaacccctgcgctGGGAATTATTATTCATTAATGACGCTGATTACATCAGCTCTTCATTCACGAGGCAGCATAAGATGCCACAGAGCCCCCGCCAACATTGTAAGGACTCGGGCTGCTGAGAAAACTTGGAATGAAACGGTTCCCCGGGGGAAAAGGGGGTTTCCTCTCAAGCGAAATTCTCCATGGGAAACGCTCCATTTTGGCGGCATTCTTCCCGCTAGGAAATCGGACCGTTGCAGGTCGACACCCACCTGAGCCCCtgcggtgcctcatgggagttgtatgctttcatccccctcccacacgccaTTGTCCTCAAgaaccagactacatctcccatgatgcaccatggtcagGTCCTAAAAAAGTTTTGGGTTTTGGCCTAgtcaggaggggaaaaaatcagcatTTCCCACTGTCCTGGATTCCTGAGGTCTGGGCTTTCCTTTCTTTCCAGCTGCCATTCTCTGCTTCCCTGCAGAGCGATGCTGGACATTGCTGTGTCAAAATCTCAGCCATTGGATCTACCTTCCTGCTCCTCAGCTCACCTGTGCTGATTCAGGCCGGTTCTTGGTTTATCTGTCTGATTCCAGCTCAGACAAAGCAGGGGACGGTTCTGCCGGCCCCTCATTCCCAGCGGCGCTGAATGGGCAGCTGTACAAACGCCACAGGGAAACTGGGGCACGCCCATGGCTCGTAAAAATATTACCCCCGTTCATCGCAACTGTGCAATGGCACTCCCATTTtctggttgcactggccctgcacagTTGGAAGCTGACAGCCTCGGAAGATGGGAGTGGTGGTGAAACACCGGGGGCGCGGATCTTTGGTGTATTGTCACAGTAAACCCAAATTCACGCTTACCACCCCCTTGGCCAGGTCATCAAATGCATCACAGAGGTTCTGGCTGACACCCTGTCCAAATCTAGCCCAGTTCCGGTCGTCAACAACTGCCTGACGATCCTGAAAGAAGGTGAGTGCTGGGGGATGTGGCCATCGGCTCCTGGGGAAAGCGGAGCTGgctcgccacacacacacacacacacacacacacacacacacacacacacacacacacacacacacacacacacacacacacacaccagctcagCAGGACTCGGGCCTGTCTGTTATGGAATGAACTTAGAAGGCAGCTCCTGATTGCTCTCCGATTCCTCGGGGCTGCCCTGGGAGCATCCAGGGGCcttggtgggggtgggtgggaaaaagCCCCTTGAGACTCTCCCCTAAGCAAGTGATGTCGAATTGGAGTAAGGGGGTGGATTGGGGGcttgcccagagtgcactgcgcTGTGGCTATTCTCCGCCCCCTAGGGCCCATAGATGATGGAGcatgagttagagcagccctaaGGCTGCTCTGATGCTGAGGACCATGCATGGCCAGGACATAGGGAGAGCAAAGGGGGTTATAGTCCCCTCCGCCCATTTCAACCAGAAACACTGGGAATCTGAGTAATCAGGGACCAGCTTTTCAtgatgtgtgtgtacagcacctaacactgcTCAGAGAACTCGGGGCGCTACCTTAATTCACTTTGTtaatctcccccttcctccctccgaATTTCCTTTCACTCGGGACCGTTTTCCCCACCTGTCTCTGCACAAGACGCTCCCTGCGGGTGAAAGGCAGCTCAGTGATACCAGCCCACTTGGCTGCTGCTTGTTCCTAGCCCACGTCCTGGGCGGGTTGTTTGCCCATGGGCACGAGTTGAACGTGGGCACCAGTTCAGCACAAGCTCATAAGTGGGGTTCACCTGTTGTCTCTTCCAGACGAGCGGGTCCTGGCCATGCTGCACCATCACTACCTGATGAAGCAGCTAAAGGAGCTGGTCCATGAAGGTACCTGCCTTGGCCCCCATCCCACCCTCCCTGCACAATTTACACAGACCGTGCTAGGAGTCAGAACGcctgggtcctattcctggctctgctgccaaCCTGGGTCTGGAAAGTAGGTGGCAgtccctagaggggaaaggccccatatcccattcTCTGACCCCTCTGAGTCAGCCAGCCTCCCACCCTAGGTCCGGatcagagccagcgccccctggaGGGGACAGACCCCGTGtctcattctcccccacccccgagccagccagtccctgccctggggcaatATCCCACATGCCACCAAAGCTGACACTTGGAGCAGGGAAGCCAAGGGAGACGGGTCTGGagaatggggcagggctggggcacctGGATGATGGGGGACCAGGATGCACGGGCAGTTTATGGATACAGGCTTCGCCGTGCCAACAGAGTCCCCTAGCCTGCGTCCACCCATCCCCAACGGGGTCGGGACTGCCACGGGGCAGGAACAGCTCACTGTTTTCCTCCCTGTCCCCAGAGAACACCCACCACCACCCGAGCCACGGCGCCTGGCAGGAGACGGAGGAGGGCCCCGAGGGAGACGAGCTGAAGAAGCGGAACAAGCCCCTCCAGCAGAGCTCGGCCGCCTCCGAGAcggtggaggagaaggagggtgagGCCCGGAAGGAGGAGTATGAGAAGACGGAGAAGATCGAGGAGAAGGTGAAAGAGGAAAAGGTCTCGCACAGGGAGGACAGCacccaggtggaggaggaggatgccAAGGAGATCCTGGAGGgcgaagaagaggaggaggagaggaagaggaggcacgAGGAGGCGAGGCAGGCATCGCCCAAGCTGAGGGAGACCCAGGGCCCCGGGGCCAGCAAGAAAACAGGGCCACCAGCCAAGAGGCACTTCAGCCAAGAGGACAGTTCGGAGGAGGAGCTGCCGTACCACCACGGAGGCCGGCACCATGGGGGGCTAGAGGACtgggagcaggaggaagaggaggaggaggaggaagaggaaaagcgATCGGGCCCGGCCTGGCGGAAGGGCGGCCCGGCCAAGCGGATGGCCGAGAAGGCCAGCGACGAGGAGACGGCCCAGTTCGAGGCGGAGGAGAAGGGTGTGAAGATCTCCGACTCGCAGAGCCACCTCCGCGGGGACGGGCGGCTGTGGAAGGACGGGGAGGAGCGGCACAGCCACCGCCACAGGCCGCCCAGCCACCCGCTGAAGAAGAGGCACCATGAGGATGAGGCGGGGCAGCTGAAGGGCAAGCACCATGGccaccaggaggaggaggaggaggaagaagaggaggaggaggaggaggaggaagaagagaaggaggcCAAGAAGGACAAGGTCAGCTCTTAGCCCTTTTCCGTGGGCTACATGGGTAGTGATCCTGGGGGTAGCCTCCAGTTGGGAGCTTGCCAGCTCTCAGGGCTGAGCAGCCGAAAGCCAGGAGGCGAGTGGCTAAACAGCCTTTGTGCCCATGGAGAAAAAATCTCCCCTGCATACCCCCAGCTCCCAGAGCTTTGGGAAGCCCTGGGGGTCCGGCCCTCCGTAGGCAGAAAGGAGCCGGCTGAGAATTTTTCCCTGGAACAGCCCAGTTGCCACCCAAGTTTTGTCAGGGGCTCAGGAGGGAATTTGTGGTCAGAACCAGGGGGTGCCCTGCCCTAGCGTCAGTAGCCCGGCGGCTAAGGCCATCAGCTGGCGTGGGACAGatccaggttcaagtccttgctctgaatCAAGTTGAGCAAGGGCCAGACTCTGGGTTCCCAGCTGTGCTCTGACCAGGGGCTATTGGCTCTTCTGCGGTGGGGCTCTCCTGTTTTTCACTACACGCCTCCCAAGGTCTCCCCTCCTCGTGCCCAGCCCTGTAaagtttcccacccagctctagagCTTTGCGGGGCGGGTGGGCGGAGAGGAGACGGGGCAGCCTGCGGCATTGCAACTGCGTCTGCATGGGGGTCAGCTGGGCCTCTTCGCTccgtcctccccccacccatggccGTGTGGAGGATTGGCCCAAACGCCCCCAACGCCGGGCAATTGTGGGATAGGT includes the following:
- the CCER2 gene encoding coiled-coil domain-containing glutamate-rich protein 2, with amino-acid sequence MLAISLCVLLLSCWHADSLPLSTQLSEEDEKVIKCITEVLADTLSKSSPVPVVNNCLTILKEDERVLAMLHHHYLMKQLKELVHEENTHHHPSHGAWQETEEGPEGDELKKRNKPLQQSSAASETVEEKEGEARKEEYEKTEKIEEKVKEEKVSHREDSTQVEEEDAKEILEGEEEEEERKRRHEEARQASPKLRETQGPGASKKTGPPAKRHFSQEDSSEEELPYHHGGRHHGGLEDWEQEEEEEEEEEEKRSGPAWRKGGPAKRMAEKASDEETAQFEAEEKGVKISDSQSHLRGDGRLWKDGEERHSHRHRPPSHPLKKRHHEDEAGQLKGKHHGHQEEEEEEEEEEEEEEEEEKEAKKDKERELERLEEIEHALKKVAEKLRELRRG